In Drosophila yakuba strain Tai18E2 chromosome 2R, Prin_Dyak_Tai18E2_2.1, whole genome shotgun sequence, a single genomic region encodes these proteins:
- the LOC6531690 gene encoding uncharacterized protein LOC6531690 isoform X5 yields the protein MSKKMWQKIFKSKSQKPQPLAKINKRHSRIAYEEYQQLNDLLAGEKGQLSSFSNEKENEHENGNDSGSINVFEQQPLQGSFNSLQFSEAQQQQQQQKSQQQQLSTFSRVRNTFSMKRNSSSSKKQENTKPTTSSTTDPETEDSRRAGGDEDDTPAPPPLTSGSSLPVPEYVPEQATQLTPCPCCSRTFGVNALRKHVVICEKASKKRKVFDSSRQRRDGTALSTYVLPKNFGLPNAERTAGVPSPPTTSREATSVNAAPEPVNSPQPVPRKSQTEMVRSTARASMRKAASTLSANSAPEAPAVAPAAPAATAGPAAPAAPLVRERSLAKRIKAPACDRCPHCERSFNPKAFDRHVEWCKEKAIQATMKSTNSQETSKAKERLEARKQYRPPNLKTKRSLARDKYSGNHEDLLDAGEITVPKPNLMSLSMTSSVHSDNTQAQVSRSRASEKAGGRAKPNSTVTHNQVNLYMASNEDPPSSPTPRERAELRRSKRTQRESCCEIDETMERLRRNASGDALQLAKLDCVEAPVLQPARRRKSGPKTDKVDAVEKQIPCLPQVTMTFDELNGLIKRKGGTPICNVEMDEQGIGSLVSNHPSSTSLVRQARRRIRTKENPDLELRALQSSCSVITKDIQYASLNSSLVPMQRKLPKEYSGSEEDSPRPEIQIKLEAAAMRTVCRSTKRSGRSSQVMSNAEPMRALPMSDLKENFETINQSMGQTVLPRLQLGSERQDYEPEDDEVDNYTSDQEEDPEEVDFMAKAVKLLERVRSSSSPVPNPDPVDTHSEYDEEQPEAEPEFKLPPLTEQNSNVGRRLLLEDDENGTMYFKSAPRAKRRSNRSDTKMPEDKLQRQQSNASSSSSQEEKSRLEMEKRSVDEDQKKREIFISIETEANAQGRSPISPDSLRHMVGNAHTPIEVLHIENGNEPEHARFSKISDTEDAEDEPRDRASQSTNRLAPSSNGSSLAPNVQLNNAKNMIQKMHSDFRQMGEEASASMRRQLIGSNAGRGEEHQRSSSVLPASNPPHQVEANSPMTPSPSADSDELSSLDGYPMSSSQGSRRGASSKLSSDSAYGSTNSPYSLSRQCSSQLQAGTPRSQGLMRPHTANAKLSSCMIDASTQAHTEYGTLKARQRLFAPECGNNNGDGGESSSSGSEHSFAAHPKQQQSINYSYQQPLQQEQQQMQQQQMQQQQQQMQQIQMQQMNCNYNYQQEQQQLHQQQQQQQQQQQQQAQIPAPTAYNTNNNNVPMTPTTSEQSLMSNSSMSSSKKSNYCYECGSKFIFETAKFCMDCGLRRAEL from the exons CAACAAGCAGCACCACGGATCCCGAGACGGAAGACTCCAGGCGGGCCGGCGGCGACGAGGATGATACGCCTGCCCCGCCGCCACTGACCTCCGGTTCCTCCCTTCCGGTGCCGGAGTACGTGCCCGAGCAGGCCACCCAGCTGACGCCCTGTCCCTGCTGCAGTCGCACCTTCGGCGTGAATGCCCTGCGCAAGCACGTCGTCATCTGCGAGAAGGCCTCCAAGAAGCGCAAGGTGTTCGACTCGTCGCGCCAACGTCGCGATGGAACTGCTCTCTCGACGTACGTGCTGCCCAAGAACTTTGGCCTGCCCAATGCGGAACGCACGGCGGGAGTACCATCTCCTCCGACCACCAGTCGCGAGGCCACGTCTGTAAATGCTGCTCCAGAG CCAGTAAACTCACCGCAGCCAGTCCCTCGAAAGTCGCAAACGGAGATGGTGCGCTCCACTGCCCGAGCCTCCATGCGCAAGGCGGCATCCACACTTTCAGCCAACTCGGCACCGGAGGCTCCAGCTGTGGCAcctgctgctcccgctgctaCAGCTGGTCCAGCTGCTCCGGCAGCTCCGCTCGTTCGTGAACGATCGCTGGCCAAGCGGATCAAGGCACCTGCCTGCGATCGTTGTCCCCACTGCGAACGTAGCTTTAATCCGAAGGCCTTTGATCGCCACGTGGAGTGGTGTAAGGAGAAGGCCATCCAGGCCACCATGAAGTCCACCAACAGCCAGGAGACCAGCAAGGCCAAGGAGCGCCTGGAGGCCAGGAAGCAGTACAGGCCACCCAATCTGAA GACCAAGAGATCCCTGGCCAGAGATAAGTACTCCGGCAACCACGAAGATCTTCTGGATGCTGGTGAGATCACGGTACCTAAGCCAAACCTGATGTCCCTCTCGATGACGTCGTCCGTGCACAGTGATAA CACGCAAGCTCAAGTCTCCAGATCAAGAGCTTCGGAGAAAGCAGGAGGGCGTGCCAAACCAAACTCCACGGTGACCCACAACCAAGTGAACCTGTACATGGCCAGCAATGAGGATCCACCATCTTCGCCAACGCCCAGGGAACGCGCTGAACTGCGTCGCTCCAAGCGCACTCAGCGGGAATCCTGCTGTGAAATTGACGAGACCATGGAGCGACTGAGGCGTAACGCCAGTGGAGATGCTCTCCAGTTGGCCAAACTCGATTGCGTGGAGGCGCCAGTTCTCCAGCCGGCTAGACGCCGCAAGAGTGGGCCCAAAACGGATAAAGTAGATGCGGTCGAAAAGCAGATTCCCTGCCTTCCCCAAGTCACCATGACATTCGACGAGCTCAATGGGTTAATCAAGCGCAAAG GCGGCACGCCCATTTGCAATGTGGAAATGGATGAGCAGGGAATCGGTAGTCTGGTCTCCAATCATCCCTCCTCCACATCCCTAGTGCGCCAGGCACGTCGTCGGATTCGCACCAAGGAGAACCCCGATTTGGAGTTGCGTGCCCTGCAATCGTCGTGTTCAGTAATCACCAAAGACATACAATACGCTTCGCTGAACTCCAGCTTAGTGCCCATGCAGCGAAAGCTTCCAAAAGAGTACTCCGGATCCGAGGAGGATTCGCCAAGGCCAGAAATCCAGATTAAGCTAGAAGCTGCAGCCATGCGCACAGTATGCCGATCCACGAAGAGATCAGGTCGCTCTTCCCAGGTGATGAGTAACGCGGAGCCAATGCGAGCTTTGCCCATGTCAGATCTGAAGGAAAACTTTGAGACCATCAACCAATCCATGGGTCAAACAGTACTCCCAAGATTACAGCTAGGAAGTGAGCGACAGGACTACGAACCGGAGGACGACGAAGTGGATAACTATACCAGTGATCAAGAGGAAGATCCCGAAGAGGTTGACTTTATGGCTAAAGCGGTTAAGCTGTTAGAGAGGGTGCGGTCCAGCTCTAGTCCCGTGCCTAATCCTGACCCAGTGGATACCCACAGTGAATATGATGAGGAGCAGCCCGAAGCGGAGCCGGAATTCAAACTGCCGCCTTTGACCGAACAAAATAGCAACGTCGGTCGCCGTTTGCTCCTGGAGGATGACGAAAATGGTACTATGTATTTCAAGTCGGCACCTAGGGCCAAGCGTCGTTCAAATAG GTCTGATACAAAAATGCCCGAGGACAAACTGCAACGACAGCAGTCGAATGCCTCGAGTTCTAGCAGCCAGGAGGAGAAGAGCCGCCTGGAGATGGAGAAGCGGTCAGTTGACGAGGATCAAAAGAAGCGAGAGATTTTCATCAGCATTGAGACGGAGGCCAATGCCCAGGGACGCTCACCCATTTCGCCCGATTCACTGCGTCACATGGTGGGCAATGCCCATACGCCCATCGAAGTCCTGCACATTGAAAACGGAAACGAGCCGGAGCACGCAAGGTTTAGCAAGATTAGCGACACGGAGGACGCCGAAGATGAGCCCAGGGATCGGGCCAGCCAATCCACCAACCGGCTGGCCCCATCCTCGAACGGCTCCTcattggcgcccaacgtgcAGCTGAACAATGCCAAGAACATGATCCAGAAGATGCATAGCGATTTCCGGCAAATGGGCGAGGAGGCGAGTGCCTCCATGCGGCGCCAGCTTATCGGTAGCAACGCCGGACGAGGCGAGGAACACCAGCGCTCCAGCAGTGTGCTCCCTGCTTCGAATCCACCACACCAGGTTGAGGCCAACTCGCCAATGACTCCTTCACCGTCGGCGGACTCGGATGAGCTAAGCAGCCTCGATGGCTATCCCATGTCCTCGTCGCAGGGTTCACGTCGCGGAGCCAGCTCCAAGCTGAGCTCGGATTCGGCATACGGCAG CACCAACTCACCTTATAGCTTGTCGCGACAATGCTCCTCTCAACTCCAAGCCGGAACACCGCGTTCCCAGGGACTGATGCGTCCACATACGGCCAATGCCAAGCTGTCCAGCTGCATGATCGATGCCtccacacaggcacacactgAATATGGAACCCTGAAGGCTCGCCAGCGTCTCTTTGCACCAGAATGTGGAAACAATAATGGCGATGGAGGCGAGTCGTCCAGTAGCGGATCCGAACACTCTTTTGCAGCACATCCgaaacagcagcagagcaTCAACTACAGCTATCAGCAGCCACTGcagcaagagcagcagcagatgcagcagcagcagatgcagcagcagcagcagcaaatgcagcagaTTCAGATGCAGCAAATGAACTGCAACTACAACTaccagcaggagcaacagcagcttcatcagcagcagcagcaacaacagcagcagcaacaacagcaggctCAAATCCCAGCACCAACAGCTTACAAcactaacaacaacaatgtaCCGATGACACCCACCACATCCGAGCAATCACTGATGAGCAACTCGTCCATGAGCTCAAGTAAGAAGTCCAACTACTGCTACGAATGTGGCTCCAAGTTCATATTCGAGACCGCCAAGTTCTGCATGGATTGCGGCCTAAGGCGGGCTGAACTTTAG
- the LOC6531690 gene encoding PH and SEC7 domain-containing protein isoform X4, with amino-acid sequence MATSEQSRRPLEPIFIATPPPTPLLHHHSSITRTTTPREMPTMYHFDFATSSTTDPETEDSRRAGGDEDDTPAPPPLTSGSSLPVPEYVPEQATQLTPCPCCSRTFGVNALRKHVVICEKASKKRKVFDSSRQRRDGTALSTYVLPKNFGLPNAERTAGVPSPPTTSREATSVNAAPEPVNSPQPVPRKSQTEMVRSTARASMRKAASTLSANSAPEAPAVAPAAPAATAGPAAPAAPLVRERSLAKRIKAPACDRCPHCERSFNPKAFDRHVEWCKEKAIQATMKSTNSQETSKAKERLEARKQYRPPNLKTKRSLARDKYSGNHEDLLDAGEITVPKPNLMSLSMTSSVHSDNGLGNKYDPFLSAKRQLEELCSPSTPPPEEEVTTTKATRTLTPIVTSTPTATPSIAMTTSLTTAAGKPAQVNQKTTPASNFRRTSSLRGPRRTPMLNSRPLFATNYRPTIQRGLSDEGPISTNFLKPEEFDEMPVRAACGNDFHSPRVVRRDTSASNRKQLLKLPVGGAGEASNAPSSPQAARTVAKTDSLAVFLKYEHELEQLNAKAAELAAASQLTSKEQKDKSNTLSKQNSAKSLGHSTPTQLAPLTPVTVPVSPGLVKEVNYPPVATPLRLEPISKAAKSSPAAPLTPIKLESIFGPRRETGLGSGSGSVAGDYIDPKLINAFDNLHVNSGISSDASSTPQQLSQARSRSSSQSTITHERRQSGEARNLLKRKMRLGRNQFLYDASPEDADASSGCSADDEANRSSMEYDEQCWQQQQKQLLANPLPLVMPMVHNAMPTFDDFDFEEFLSSFENENDDEQFPLFKDCREFLMNRSTSRQRSFQKATSTQQTTATQITPLSHHQSKIKDNHAHRSDTKMPEDKLQRQQSNASSSSSQEEKSRLEMEKRSVDEDQKKREIFISIETEANAQGRSPISPDSLRHMVGNAHTPIEVLHIENGNEPEHARFSKISDTEDAEDEPRDRASQSTNRLAPSSNGSSLAPNVQLNNAKNMIQKMHSDFRQMGEEASASMRRQLIGSNAGRGEEHQRSSSVLPASNPPHQVEANSPMTPSPSADSDELSSLDGYPMSSSQGSRRGASSKLSSDSAYGSTNSPYSLSRQCSSQLQAGTPRSQGLMRPHTANAKLSSCMIDASTQAHTEYGTLKARQRLFAPECGNNNGDGGESSSSGSEHSFAAHPKQQQSINYSYQQPLQQEQQQMQQQQMQQQQQQMQQIQMQQMNCNYNYQQEQQQLHQQQQQQQQQQQQQAQIPAPTAYNTNNNNVPMTPTTSEQSLMSNSSMSSSKKSNYCYECGSKFIFETAKFCMDCGLRRAEL; translated from the exons CAACAAGCAGCACCACGGATCCCGAGACGGAAGACTCCAGGCGGGCCGGCGGCGACGAGGATGATACGCCTGCCCCGCCGCCACTGACCTCCGGTTCCTCCCTTCCGGTGCCGGAGTACGTGCCCGAGCAGGCCACCCAGCTGACGCCCTGTCCCTGCTGCAGTCGCACCTTCGGCGTGAATGCCCTGCGCAAGCACGTCGTCATCTGCGAGAAGGCCTCCAAGAAGCGCAAGGTGTTCGACTCGTCGCGCCAACGTCGCGATGGAACTGCTCTCTCGACGTACGTGCTGCCCAAGAACTTTGGCCTGCCCAATGCGGAACGCACGGCGGGAGTACCATCTCCTCCGACCACCAGTCGCGAGGCCACGTCTGTAAATGCTGCTCCAGAG CCAGTAAACTCACCGCAGCCAGTCCCTCGAAAGTCGCAAACGGAGATGGTGCGCTCCACTGCCCGAGCCTCCATGCGCAAGGCGGCATCCACACTTTCAGCCAACTCGGCACCGGAGGCTCCAGCTGTGGCAcctgctgctcccgctgctaCAGCTGGTCCAGCTGCTCCGGCAGCTCCGCTCGTTCGTGAACGATCGCTGGCCAAGCGGATCAAGGCACCTGCCTGCGATCGTTGTCCCCACTGCGAACGTAGCTTTAATCCGAAGGCCTTTGATCGCCACGTGGAGTGGTGTAAGGAGAAGGCCATCCAGGCCACCATGAAGTCCACCAACAGCCAGGAGACCAGCAAGGCCAAGGAGCGCCTGGAGGCCAGGAAGCAGTACAGGCCACCCAATCTGAA GACCAAGAGATCCCTGGCCAGAGATAAGTACTCCGGCAACCACGAAGATCTTCTGGATGCTGGTGAGATCACGGTACCTAAGCCAAACCTGATGTCCCTCTCGATGACGTCGTCCGTGCACAGTGATAA CGGACTGGGGAACAAATACGATCCCTTCCTCTCGGCCAAGCGACAGCTGGAGGAGCTTTGCTCACCCAGCACGCCGCCGCCAGAGGAGGAGGTGACCACCACCAAAGCTACCAGAACATTGACACCCATAGTTACCAGCACACCTACAGCCACACCCAGTATCGCCATGACAACTTCATTGACCACGGCAGCTGGCAAACCCGCACAGGTTAACCAAAAGACCACTCCGGCCTCCAATTTCCGACGTACTTCATCGCTGAGAGGACCGCGTCGTACGCCCATGCTAAACAGCCGACCACTGTTTGCCACCAACTATCGGCCCACCATTCAGCGGGGTCTCTCCGATGAGGGTCCCATCTCCACCAACTTTCTAAAGCCCGAGGAGTTCGACGAGATGCCGGTGAGAGCGGCATGCGGCAATGACTTCCACAGCCCAAGAGTCGTGCGCCGGGATACCAGCGCCTCCAACCGAAAGCAACTGCTTAAATTGCCAGTGGGTGGAGCCGGTGAAGCCAGCAACGCACCTTCCTCTCCTCAGGCCGCACGCACTGTGGCCAAAACCGACTCCCTGGCTGTGTTCCTCAAGTACGAGCacgagctggagcagctgaaTGCCAAGGCGGCTGAGCTGGCGGCCGCCAGCCAGTTGACCAGCAAGGAGCAAAAAGACAAGAGCAACACGCTGAGCAAACAGAACTCGGCAAAGAGCTTGGGGCACAGCACTCCCACCCAGTTGGCTCCATTAACTCCAGTAACGGTGCCAGTTTCGCCCGGTTTGGTTAAAGAGGTCAACTATCCACCGGTGGCCACTCCCCTTCGATTGGAGCCCATCAGCAAGGCGGCGAAGAGCTCACCAGCAGCTCCCCTGACGCCCATCAAGCTGGAAAGCATCTTTGGACCCAGGAGAGAAACGGGTCTGGGGTCGGGTTCGGGCTCGGTGGCAGGCGACTACATAGATCCCAAGCTGATAAACGCCTTTGATAATCTGCATGTAAACAGTGGCATATCCTCGGATGCCAGTTCCACGCCCCAGCAGTTGTCTCAAGCCCGGAGCCGGAGTAGCTCCCAGTCCACCATCACCCACGAACGGAGGCAATCCGGCGAGGCCAGGAATCTGCTGAAGCGAAAGATGCGATTGGGACGCAACCAGTTCCTGTACGATGCCTCGCCAGAGGATGCGGATGCTTCATCGGGCTGCTCGGCAGACGATGAGGCTAACCGCTCGTCCATGGAGTACGACGAGCAGTgctggcagcaacagcagaaacaGCTACTGGCGAATCCCCTGCCGCTGGTCATGCCCATGGTGCACAACGCCATGCCCACCTTTGATGATTTTGACTTTGAGGAGTTCCTCTCCTCATTCGAGAACGAGAATGACGACGAGCAATTCCCGCTGTTCAAGGACTGTCGCGAGTTCCTCATGAATCGCTCGACGAGCAGACAACGCTCGTTCCAGAAAGCGACTTCGACGCAACAGACGACAGCCACACAGATCACACCACTCAGTCACCACCAGTCCAAGATTAAAGACAATCACGCCCACAGGTCTGATACAAAAATGCCCGAGGACAAACTGCAACGACAGCAGTCGAATGCCTCGAGTTCTAGCAGCCAGGAGGAGAAGAGCCGCCTGGAGATGGAGAAGCGGTCAGTTGACGAGGATCAAAAGAAGCGAGAGATTTTCATCAGCATTGAGACGGAGGCCAATGCCCAGGGACGCTCACCCATTTCGCCCGATTCACTGCGTCACATGGTGGGCAATGCCCATACGCCCATCGAAGTCCTGCACATTGAAAACGGAAACGAGCCGGAGCACGCAAGGTTTAGCAAGATTAGCGACACGGAGGACGCCGAAGATGAGCCCAGGGATCGGGCCAGCCAATCCACCAACCGGCTGGCCCCATCCTCGAACGGCTCCTcattggcgcccaacgtgcAGCTGAACAATGCCAAGAACATGATCCAGAAGATGCATAGCGATTTCCGGCAAATGGGCGAGGAGGCGAGTGCCTCCATGCGGCGCCAGCTTATCGGTAGCAACGCCGGACGAGGCGAGGAACACCAGCGCTCCAGCAGTGTGCTCCCTGCTTCGAATCCACCACACCAGGTTGAGGCCAACTCGCCAATGACTCCTTCACCGTCGGCGGACTCGGATGAGCTAAGCAGCCTCGATGGCTATCCCATGTCCTCGTCGCAGGGTTCACGTCGCGGAGCCAGCTCCAAGCTGAGCTCGGATTCGGCATACGGCAG CACCAACTCACCTTATAGCTTGTCGCGACAATGCTCCTCTCAACTCCAAGCCGGAACACCGCGTTCCCAGGGACTGATGCGTCCACATACGGCCAATGCCAAGCTGTCCAGCTGCATGATCGATGCCtccacacaggcacacactgAATATGGAACCCTGAAGGCTCGCCAGCGTCTCTTTGCACCAGAATGTGGAAACAATAATGGCGATGGAGGCGAGTCGTCCAGTAGCGGATCCGAACACTCTTTTGCAGCACATCCgaaacagcagcagagcaTCAACTACAGCTATCAGCAGCCACTGcagcaagagcagcagcagatgcagcagcagcagatgcagcagcagcagcagcaaatgcagcagaTTCAGATGCAGCAAATGAACTGCAACTACAACTaccagcaggagcaacagcagcttcatcagcagcagcagcaacaacagcagcagcaacaacagcaggctCAAATCCCAGCACCAACAGCTTACAAcactaacaacaacaatgtaCCGATGACACCCACCACATCCGAGCAATCACTGATGAGCAACTCGTCCATGAGCTCAAGTAAGAAGTCCAACTACTGCTACGAATGTGGCTCCAAGTTCATATTCGAGACCGCCAAGTTCTGCATGGATTGCGGCCTAAGGCGGGCTGAACTTTAG